One genomic segment of Tubulanus polymorphus chromosome 4, tnTubPoly1.2, whole genome shotgun sequence includes these proteins:
- the LOC141903205 gene encoding long-chain-fatty-acid--CoA ligase 5-like, with translation MEFLTESNPVLMAGAVLVIFFGYILTRKKRNYDLEARLANQSFELKGNEPARLSALCKNGKIVSEYHEEVRTIYDAVLRGLRFSADQPLLGVRHPDGGPYKWTTHQQTYDRSWDFGSGLLKLWHQPGQSTFIGIFSGNRPEWIYTDVACNIYSFVSVPLYDTLGLEAVIHIINQVGLETIVVDTDARVNILKSIADKVPTLKNLVVIDEKSAAECEDDRFDIRSFKSVQDLGSAKRVEPTPPKPSDMYTLCYTSGTTGDPKGVIITHEYFLQFASGILKQLEGKADFNSSEVLISYLPLPHIFERANAIIVLMVGARMGFFRGDVRKLIDDIQELKPTYFPTVPRLLNRLYDQVTSAVRGSYIKSSLLKIAISQKKDMLKRGITTRSSIWDHLVFRSIQDKLGGRLRFVFTGSAPLSSQVLDLIRCSLGCWVLEGYGQTEHPIISITSPEEFDSGHVGPPVPCNKVKLVDVPELNYFAKNGEGEICAKATHRFPGYYKNPEKTAEAIDADGWIHTGDIGRWLPNGTLKIIDRKKQIFKLAQGEYIAPEKIENVYMGSRFVQQIFVDGDSLQTCIVAIIVPDPVTLSKWAKKRGLPTDMETLCANQDLKKEVMTDLQNLGKVAGLKSFEQVKNIVLKSELFTIKDGLLTATLKNKRPALRKFFQTDTSQLYKEL, from the exons ATGGAGTTTCTGACGGAGAGTAACCCCGTGTTAATGGCAGGGGCAGTTCTTGTCATCTTTTTCGGTTACATCCTAACTCGTAAAAAGAGGAACTACGACCTAGAAGCGAGACTCGCTAACCAATCGTTTGAACTGAAG ggcAACGAGCCCGCACGCCTGAGCGCGTTATGCAAGAACGGCAAAATAGTCAGCGAATATCACGAGGAAGTTCGTACGATTTACGATGCTGTTTTACGCGGCTTGAGATTTTCAG CGGACCAACCGTTATTGGGAGTGCGACATCCTGATGGCGGACCGTACAAGTGGACAACTCATCAACAG ACGTACGATCGATCATGGGATTTTGGATCTGGTTTATTGAAACTATGGCACCAACCCGGGCAGTCGACATTCATCGGGATATTCAGCGGTAACAGACCCGAG TGGATCTACACAGACGTagcttgtaatatatattcattcgtCAGCGTTCCTCTTTACGATACTCTTGGTTTAGAAGCCGTCATTCATATCATCAATCAAG TTGGTCTCGAGACAATCGTTGTTGACACAGACGCCAGGGTAAACATTCTGAAGTCAATCGCAGACAAGGTTCCGACGTTAAAAAATCTCGTAGTTATCGACGAGAAGTCTGCTGCGGAATGCGAGGacgatagatttgatattcgtTCGTTCAAATCCGTCCAG GATCTAGGTTCAGCAAAACGGGTCGAACCAACG CCACCAAAACCATCCGATATGTACACGCTTTGCTatactagtggaacaacag GTGACCCGAAAGGCGTTATTATCACTCACGAATATTTTCTACAATTCGCCAGTGGAATTTTAAAACAACTCGAA GGAAAAGCAGATTTTAACTCATCCGAAGTGCTCATTTCGTATCTGCCGTTACCGCATATATTTGAACGAGCCAACGCGATTATTGTTCTGATGGTCGGAGCGCGAATGGGATTCTTCCGCGGTGACGTCCGAAAACTTATAGACGATATACAAGAACTGAAACCTACTTACTTCCCAACCGTTCCGCGGTTGTTAAACAGACTCTACGATCAA GTTACAAGTGCCGTGAGGGGAAGCTACATAAAATCATCACTGCTCAAAATAGCTATATCACAAAAGAAGGATATGCTGAAGAG AGGAATCACTACGCGATCATCAATTTGGGATCATCTCGTGTTCAGAAGTATTCAGGATAAACTCGGTGGGCGGCTTCGTTTTGTATTCACTGGTTCAGCGCCGTTGTCTTCTCAGGTTCTAGATTTAATCCGATGCTCACTGGGCTGCTGG GTTTTGGAAGGTTACGGTCAAACAGAACATCCGATCATCTCAATCACCTCACCGGAAGAGTTTGATTCGGGGCACGTTGGTCCACCAGTTCCATGTAACAAAGTTAAACTAGTTGACGTACCGGAACTGAATTATTTTGCAAAGAATGGCGAAGGCGAG ATCTGTGCTAAGGCCACGCACCGATTTCCTGGATATTATAAGAACCCGGAGAAGACGGCGGAAGCTATCGACGCAGACGGCTGGATACATACCGGTGATATAGGACGGTGGTTACCG AACGGGACTCTGAAGATAATCGATAGAAagaaacaaatattcaaacttGCTCAG GGTGAATATATCGCACcagagaaaatagaaaatgtctACATGGGAAGCAGATTTGTGCAACAGATATTTGTTGATGGTGACAGTCTGCAG ACATGTATTGTAGCTATTATTGTCCCTGATCCAGTGACGCTTTCAAAATGGGCGAAGAAACGGGGTCTTCCAACAGATATGGAAACGTTGTGCGCGAATCAG GACTTGAAAAAAGAAGTTATGACAGATCTGCAAAATCTTGGGAAAGTGGCTGGACTGAAGTCTTTCGAACAG GTGAAAAATATTGTGCTGAAGAGCGAACTTTTTACGATTAAAGATGGTTTATTGACCGCCACGCTTAAAAACAAACGACCCGCCTTACGAAAGTTCTTCCAGACGGATACTTCTCAGCTATACAAAGAGCTATAG